A DNA window from Seriola aureovittata isolate HTS-2021-v1 ecotype China chromosome 8, ASM2101889v1, whole genome shotgun sequence contains the following coding sequences:
- the ndufc1 gene encoding NADH dehydrogenase [ubiquinone] 1 subunit C1, mitochondrial codes for MIFNRFLIRAVLNGKAGSRSVFTSSKPDTANPNWLRVGLAFGTSALLWGLLFRQHSTDVHEYKVRNGLE; via the exons ATGATTTTCAACCGGTTTTTAATCAGAGCTGTTCTCAACGGCAAAG ctggatCCAGGTCTGTATTCACGAGCTCCAAGCCAGACACTGCCAACCCCAACTGGTTGAGAGTTGGCCTTGCCTTTGGAACATCTGCTCTCCTTTGGGGCCTG ctcttcaggcAGCACAGCACAGATGTACATGAGTACAAAGTGAGGAATGGTCTGGAATAA
- the LOC130173591 gene encoding N-alpha-acetyltransferase 15, NatA auxiliary subunit-like isoform X2, giving the protein MPTITLPPKENALFKRILRCYEHKQYRNGLKFCKQILGNPKFAEHGETLAMKGLTLNCLGKKEEAYELVRRGLRNDLRSHVCWHVYGLLQRSDKKYDEAIKCYRNALKWDKDNLQILRDLSLLQIQMRDLEGYRETRYQLLQLRPAQRASWIGYAVAYHLLEDFEMAAKIVEEFRKTQQTSPDKVDYEYSELLLYQNQVLREASLHKEALDHLNNYEKQICDKLAVEETRGELLLRLDRSEDASEVYRSLQERNPENWAYYQGLEKALHPASIEERQKIYEDSWVKFPKGLVPRRLPLNFLTGERFRECLDSYLRMNFSKGCPPVFTTLKSLFTDIEKVTIIEELVVGYETCLKSCRMFSKNDNGKEEPPTTLLWVQYFLAQHFDFIGQPNLALDYINAAIDSTPTLIELFLIKAKIYKHAGNIKEAARWMDEAQALDTADRFINSKCAKYMLKAGLIKEAEEMCSKFTREGTSAVENLNEMQCMWFQTECALAYKAMNKFGEALKKCHEIERCLLSRLYHKDLIDGELLRCSSFQQFLHLCRGLLKLLPDPGPSDLVPQFVWTPALKSWFQTSCI; this is encoded by the exons ATGCCCACAATCACCCTACCGCCGAAGGAGAATGCGCTCTTCAAGAGGATTCTG AGATGTTACGAGCACAAGCAGTACAGAAACGGCCTGAAGTTCTGCAAACAGATCTTGGGCAACCCAAAGTTTGCAGAGCATGGAG AGACTCTGGCCATGAAGGGTTTAACCCTCAACTGTCTGGGTAAGAAAGAGGAGGCCTACGAGCTGGTGAGACGAGGCCTGCGCAACGACCTCAGGAGTCATGTCT GCTGGCATGTGTATGGTCTGCTACAGCGCTCGGACAAAAAGTATGATGAGGCCATCAAGTGTTACCGTAACGCTCTGAAGTGGGACAAGGACAACCTGCAGATCCTCCGAGACCTCTCCCTGCTCCAGATCCAGATGAGAGACCTGGAGGGATACAGG GAGACTCGGtaccagctcctgcagctccgcCCAGCCCAGCGGGCCTCATGGATTGGATATGCTGTGGCCTATCACCTGTTAGAGGACTTTGAGATGGCTGCCAAGATCGTCGAGGAGTTCCGCAAAACACAACAG ACATCTCCAGACAAGGTGGACTATGAGTACAGTGAGCTGTTGCTGTATCAGAACCAGGTTCTGAGGGAGGCCAGTCTGCACAAGGAGGCTCTTGATCACCTGAACAACTATGAGAAGCAGATCTGTGACAAACTGGCTGTGGAGGAGACGAgag gagagcTGCTTCTGAGGCTGGACAGATCAGAGGACGCTTCAGAGGTCTACAGGAGCCTCCAGGAGAGGAACCCTGAGAACTGGGCCTACTACCAGGGTCTGGAAAAGGCCTTACATCCAG ccagtATAGAGGAGCGTCAGAAGATTTATGAGGACTCCTGGGTGAAGTTTCCTAAAGGCCTGGTTCCCAGACGGCTGCCTCTGAATTTCCTCACAG GGGAGAGGTTTCGTGAATGTCTGGACAGCTACCTGAGGATGAACTTCAGTAAAGGCTGCCCCCCCGTCTTCACTACCCTGAAGTCCCTCTTCACTGACATAGAAAAG GTTACAATCATTGAAGAATTAGTAGTTGGCTATGAAACCTGTTTAAAAAGCTGTCGAATGTTTAGTAAAAACG ATAATGGGAAGGAGGAGCCCCCCACCACCCTGTTGTGGGTACAGTATTTCCTGGCGCAGCACTTTGACTTCATAGGCCAGCCCAACCTCGCTCTGGACTACATCAACGCGGCCATCGACAGCACACCCACACTCATTGAACTCTTCCTCATCAAGGCTAAGATCTACAAG CACGCAGGCAACATAAAGGAGGCAGCCCGATGGATGGATGAGGCTCAGGCCCTGGACACTGCCGACCGCTTCATCAACTCCAAGTGTGCCAAGTATATGCTGAAAGCTGGTCTCATCAAAGAAGCAGAGGAGATGTGCTCCAAGTTCACACGG gagGGGACCTCTGCAGTAGAGAACCTGAATGAGATGCAGTGTATGTGGTTCCAGACAGAGTGTGCTTTGGCCTACAAGGCCATGAACAAGTTTGGAGAGGCCCTAAAGAAGTGCCATGAGATTGAGAGG tgtcttctgtctcgTCTCTACCATAAAGACCTGATTGATGGAGAGCTGTTGAGATGCTCGTCCTTCCAGcagtttctccatctctgcagaggacttctGAAGCTCCTCCCTGACCCGGGTCCTTCTGACCTGGTCCCTCAGTTTGTCTGGACACCAGCTCTAAAATCCTGGTTCCAGACTTCTTGCATTTAA